A region of Allocoleopsis franciscana PCC 7113 DNA encodes the following proteins:
- a CDS encoding thermonuclease family protein, whose amino-acid sequence MSFRLIPKSFLWLSATILIITLGGCEALQNLLGGSSYPVKRVSDGDTITVTDSSGKNISVRFACVDAPEVPHKVEERKSRKLVDKSQFKWGEKAQQRVQQLVKQGGDRVKLTVTDTDQYGRKISEVRLTDGTFIQQVLVTEGLAQVYRPYLKNCPSAAIIDAAEADAKKRRVGVWSDKKYVSAWEWRRNNK is encoded by the coding sequence ATGTCCTTTCGACTGATACCCAAATCTTTTCTATGGCTGAGCGCCACTATCCTAATTATTACTTTAGGAGGATGCGAAGCTCTTCAGAACTTATTGGGAGGAAGTAGCTATCCCGTAAAACGAGTGTCTGATGGAGACACAATCACCGTCACCGACTCCTCTGGCAAAAACATCAGTGTGCGCTTCGCCTGTGTAGATGCACCGGAAGTTCCTCATAAGGTAGAGGAGAGGAAAAGCAGAAAATTGGTGGATAAAAGCCAATTTAAGTGGGGAGAAAAAGCTCAGCAGCGAGTGCAACAGTTGGTCAAACAAGGTGGCGATCGCGTCAAATTGACGGTCACGGATACAGACCAATATGGACGTAAAATCAGTGAAGTTCGTCTCACCGATGGCACTTTTATTCAGCAGGTTTTAGTAACTGAAGGACTCGCGCAAGTCTATCGACCATACTTAAAAAACTGCCCCAGTGCAGCCATTATAGATGCGGCAGAAGCCGATGCTAAGAAGCGACGTGTGGGAGTTTGGAGTGATAAAAAATATGTCTCTGCTTGGGAGTGGCGGCGCAACAATAAGTAA
- a CDS encoding sensor domain-containing diguanylate cyclase yields the protein MMSIQEKFCPVEAKLRESEKLHRLILNNLSDTVLITDETGAFTYICPNIKCIFGYSSQEAQELGNITNLLGNDFFEIDKFNNSREICNLEWTIRDKAGRSHTILINVKRVEIQGGTRLYSCRDITDRKIVQEALRQSHEELGKRVQERTVQLCESNALLREELIERRRAEAALRRSEDELQQANEKLIRWVDELEQRNQEMARLGKMSDFLQTCVTVEDAYSALATLVQPIFLGSSGGVFVLDTTQNQLEAVATWGLDLKSKIEFSLKECWALRRRRSRFVQHTHSKLQCQHIQADPAPNESLCVPMMTEGKVLGLLYLSSPEPGRLTNTKQKLAATVAEHLTLAISNLKLRETLKHESIHDPLTGLFNRRYMEESLKREIFRAHRQEQSVGVIMIDIDHFKQFNDTFGHDAGDKVLRELASFLQINIRNSDIACRYGGEELLLILPDASLADTQHRAEQLRQGVKQLQVEYHHQLLNRITISLGVACFPEEGLTGEAIIQAADMALYHAKKLGRDRVAVASTSALELEVHSCSSD from the coding sequence ATGATGAGTATTCAGGAAAAATTTTGCCCAGTTGAAGCCAAGCTACGGGAATCCGAAAAACTCCACCGACTCATTTTGAATAATCTTTCTGATACGGTTCTGATTACCGATGAGACTGGGGCATTTACTTATATTTGCCCCAATATAAAATGTATTTTTGGTTATTCTTCCCAGGAAGCCCAAGAATTAGGGAATATTACCAATCTGTTAGGAAATGATTTTTTTGAGATTGATAAATTCAATAACTCCAGAGAAATCTGTAATCTTGAATGGACGATTAGGGATAAAGCTGGTAGAAGCCACACGATCCTAATTAACGTGAAACGTGTAGAAATTCAGGGCGGAACCCGACTTTATAGCTGCCGTGACATTACAGACCGCAAAATTGTACAGGAGGCTCTACGTCAATCTCATGAAGAATTAGGAAAACGAGTGCAAGAGAGAACGGTTCAATTGTGTGAATCAAATGCACTGTTAAGAGAAGAATTAATTGAGCGCAGGCGAGCCGAAGCAGCACTGCGCCGGAGTGAAGACGAATTGCAACAAGCTAACGAGAAGCTGATTCGTTGGGTGGACGAACTAGAACAACGCAATCAAGAGATGGCGCGGTTGGGCAAAATGAGTGATTTTTTACAAACTTGCGTGACCGTTGAAGATGCCTACAGCGCCCTAGCCACCTTAGTACAGCCAATCTTTTTGGGTAGTTCGGGCGGAGTATTTGTGCTGGATACAACCCAAAATCAGCTAGAGGCGGTAGCAACTTGGGGTCTCGATCTCAAAAGTAAAATTGAGTTTTCTTTAAAAGAATGTTGGGCACTACGACGGCGTCGCTCTCGTTTTGTGCAGCATACTCATTCTAAATTACAGTGCCAACATATTCAGGCTGATCCTGCTCCCAATGAATCCCTTTGTGTCCCGATGATGACAGAAGGAAAAGTGTTGGGTCTACTCTATTTAAGTTCACCAGAGCCAGGGCGCTTAACGAATACAAAACAAAAATTAGCGGCTACGGTGGCAGAACATCTAACGCTGGCTATCAGTAATTTAAAACTCCGAGAAACTTTAAAACATGAGAGCATTCACGACCCCCTGACGGGTTTATTTAATCGACGTTACATGGAAGAATCCCTGAAACGCGAGATTTTCCGCGCTCATCGTCAGGAGCAATCTGTGGGTGTCATTATGATTGATATTGACCACTTTAAGCAATTTAACGACACCTTTGGGCATGATGCAGGGGATAAAGTTTTACGAGAATTAGCAAGTTTTTTGCAAATCAATATCCGGAATTCAGATATTGCTTGTCGCTATGGAGGTGAGGAATTACTTCTGATTTTGCCAGATGCCTCTTTAGCTGATACTCAGCACCGAGCTGAGCAACTTCGACAAGGAGTGAAGCAACTTCAGGTTGAGTATCATCATCAACTCCTGAATCGGATTACCATTTCCCTGGGGGTGGCGTGCTTTCCGGAGGAAGGTTTGACGGGTGAGGCTATCATCCAGGCAGCAGATATGGCTTTATATCACGCCAAAAAGTTGGGGCGCGATCGCGTGGCGGTTGCGTCTACCTCAGCTTTAGAATTAGAGGTTCATTCATGCTCCTCAGACTAA
- a CDS encoding glycosyltransferase, translating to MTVSELTSQNSRRPFLLRVLRLRIATLVLLGIIVAVSTITIKWFMGESRVTQLFSQLQFLQENPPIWLDVPSVSHEYYLLIPTVALCLIYQALVKIYPQPRTTSRVIVVCLLLVLTLRYLLWRSLSTLNLSNPLDGLFSLGLFFMELFVILGHSFQWYLNLKIKPRHREADIMAVAVREGRFIPTVDILIPTYNEPTTILRRTIIGCQALDYPHKKIYLLDDTRRAEMKRMAQELGCEYITRPDNRHAKAGNLNHAIAQTNGELIVVFDADFVPTQNFLNRTVGFFQNPEIGLVQTHQSFYNPDPIARNLGLECELTPEVEIFSRYYQLLRDGIETALCYGSSFVVRRSSLEAVGGFVTDSLSEDYFTGVCLSAQGYRVIYLGERLSAGLSAENMAGYVTQRLRWARGSLQAFFIPENPLTIPGLGCLQRLAHLEGLFQWFTSVFRLGFMLMPIASSFLGIIPLRATLVESLYFFLPYYIAQLLTFSWLNNRSRSALVSDIYAVAQCVPVSLAVIQTMLSPFSQGFKVTPKGVRRDGFTFNWALAWPLILLLIVTAVSLWQNLDWAFWGSMSISGEPKLAEGRALAWIWSAYNLFIISIALLILLDVPKPDPSEWLNLQRVVRIQVNSASKSSDIDNGELPIPIPNLDQNLWGVTTIISEGGIEVALTQDTVPKLLEQLAVKVEIMEEKLELTGQITHVSFSDQMPRVRVMFKSLNLSQYRQLVEFLFCRPGRWKRQNTPGELQSLRLLFRILVKPKVLFNRKSKVSAIAVSQV from the coding sequence ATGACAGTTTCAGAGTTGACCTCTCAAAACTCAAGGCGTCCTTTTCTCCTACGAGTTCTCCGATTGAGAATAGCCACACTCGTTCTGTTGGGGATTATTGTTGCTGTTAGCACCATCACCATTAAATGGTTTATGGGTGAAAGTAGGGTAACGCAGCTATTTTCCCAATTACAATTCCTACAAGAAAATCCACCCATCTGGCTAGACGTGCCAAGCGTTAGTCATGAATATTATTTACTCATCCCAACGGTAGCATTATGTTTAATTTATCAAGCGCTCGTTAAAATTTATCCCCAACCTCGAACAACATCGCGGGTGATTGTCGTATGCCTCTTGTTGGTTTTGACGCTGCGTTACCTCTTATGGCGATCGCTATCCACCCTAAATTTATCGAACCCCTTAGATGGCTTATTTAGTTTGGGGTTGTTTTTCATGGAACTATTCGTCATTTTGGGTCATAGTTTCCAATGGTATTTAAATCTAAAAATAAAACCTAGGCATCGCGAAGCTGACATCATGGCGGTGGCTGTAAGAGAAGGACGCTTTATACCAACCGTCGATATTTTAATTCCTACTTACAATGAGCCTACAACTATTCTCCGACGAACAATTATTGGCTGTCAAGCCTTAGATTATCCCCACAAAAAAATCTATCTTTTGGATGATACACGGCGAGCAGAGATGAAAAGAATGGCGCAAGAATTGGGATGTGAGTATATAACCCGCCCGGACAATCGCCATGCTAAAGCAGGGAACTTAAATCATGCGATCGCCCAAACTAATGGTGAACTCATCGTCGTATTCGATGCTGATTTTGTCCCGACTCAAAACTTCCTGAATCGTACTGTCGGCTTTTTTCAAAATCCAGAAATAGGACTCGTTCAAACCCACCAAAGCTTTTATAATCCCGATCCAATTGCCCGTAATTTAGGTTTGGAATGTGAGCTGACACCAGAAGTGGAGATTTTTTCGCGTTACTATCAGCTACTGCGCGATGGTATAGAAACAGCCTTGTGCTATGGTAGTTCCTTCGTTGTTCGACGCAGTTCTCTTGAGGCAGTTGGCGGTTTTGTCACCGATTCTTTAAGTGAAGATTACTTTACTGGCGTTTGCCTATCAGCCCAAGGCTATCGGGTGATTTACCTGGGCGAACGTTTAAGTGCAGGCTTGTCCGCTGAAAATATGGCTGGTTATGTCACCCAACGCTTGCGGTGGGCACGCGGCAGCTTACAGGCATTTTTCATTCCGGAGAATCCCTTAACCATTCCCGGACTCGGATGTTTACAACGACTAGCTCATTTAGAAGGCTTATTTCAGTGGTTTACCAGCGTATTCCGTTTAGGATTTATGCTGATGCCCATAGCCTCATCCTTTCTGGGTATCATCCCCTTGCGGGCCACCCTTGTTGAATCACTTTATTTCTTTCTTCCTTACTACATCGCTCAGTTATTGACCTTTTCGTGGTTAAACAACCGCAGTCGGTCTGCATTAGTTTCTGATATCTACGCGGTGGCGCAATGTGTTCCCGTTTCACTCGCGGTGATTCAAACAATGCTGAGTCCCTTTTCTCAAGGATTTAAGGTAACACCGAAAGGAGTCAGACGAGATGGTTTTACCTTCAACTGGGCTTTAGCTTGGCCATTGATTCTGTTATTAATCGTAACTGCTGTGAGTTTATGGCAAAATTTAGACTGGGCGTTTTGGGGTAGTATGTCGATTTCAGGAGAGCCTAAGTTAGCAGAAGGAAGGGCTTTGGCTTGGATTTGGAGTGCTTATAACTTATTCATTATCAGTATTGCTCTGTTAATTTTGCTAGATGTGCCAAAACCCGATCCATCGGAGTGGTTAAACTTGCAGCGAGTCGTGCGAATTCAAGTAAACAGTGCATCGAAATCATCTGACATTGATAATGGTGAATTGCCAATACCTATTCCAAACTTAGACCAAAATTTATGGGGGGTAACGACCATTATTTCAGAAGGAGGAATCGAAGTTGCCTTGACTCAGGATACTGTTCCAAAGCTACTGGAACAGCTAGCCGTCAAAGTAGAAATTATGGAAGAGAAATTAGAATTAACGGGGCAGATTACTCATGTTAGTTTCAGCGATCAGATGCCACGAGTTCGTGTGATGTTTAAATCGTTAAACCTCTCGCAATATCGACAGTTGGTAGAGTTTTTATTCTGTCGTCCAGGACGTTGGAAGCGTCAAAATACACCAGGGGAGTTGCAATCTTTAAGGTTGTTATTCAGGATATTAGTCAAACCCAAAGTTTTGTTTAACCGGAAGTCTAAAGTGAGTGCGATCGCAGTTTCTCAAGTTTAG
- a CDS encoding DUF4079 domain-containing protein: MEIADFLALIHPILAIIVVFPILGIVTHFAWQTRQRRLQSVGGSKSQIPPVVGREHVKLGRWLTGAVVGVTWVGLAYAIVFKSLIEHQLWSKNPAQVIFIGLMFAATIASLVFLYRAREKHWRGIFATLTGMGLVVLGCQDGVFRRTNEWYWSHYYIGITAALLMVFSLAIVEDIYQDRSNRWRNVHIILNCIALLLFMGQGMTGTRDLFEIAFYKGLAK; this comes from the coding sequence ATGGAAATTGCTGACTTTCTTGCCTTAATCCATCCTATTCTCGCCATTATCGTGGTCTTCCCTATTCTGGGTATTGTGACTCACTTCGCATGGCAGACTCGCCAACGACGGTTGCAAAGCGTTGGTGGAAGTAAAAGCCAAATCCCGCCTGTGGTTGGACGTGAACATGTTAAGCTCGGACGTTGGCTCACGGGTGCGGTTGTGGGCGTTACGTGGGTGGGGCTAGCTTATGCGATTGTGTTTAAAAGCTTGATCGAGCATCAACTCTGGAGCAAAAACCCTGCTCAGGTGATCTTCATTGGGCTGATGTTTGCAGCTACGATTGCGTCTTTGGTATTTCTGTATCGTGCTAGAGAGAAACACTGGCGAGGAATTTTTGCCACTCTCACGGGTATGGGTTTAGTCGTTCTCGGCTGCCAGGATGGAGTGTTTCGCCGCACGAATGAGTGGTATTGGTCTCATTACTATATTGGGATCACTGCCGCGTTGCTGATGGTGTTCTCGTTAGCCATTGTGGAAGATATTTATCAAGACCGATCCAATCGCTGGCGTAATGTTCACATTATTTTGAACTGCATTGCGTTGCTTCTATTTATGGGGCAGGGGATGACCGGCACGCGAGACTTGTTTGAAATTGCGTTTTACAAAGGGCTTGCCAAATAA